One Streptomyces formicae genomic window, ACGCCGCTGGCGAGGCTGCCCGCGGCCATGTAGGTCCCGACGACGAGCAGCGCGATGAAACTGAGGGCACCGCCGATCCCGACGGACGCGACCAGCCACGCCTTACGCACCGTCAACCACCCCTCACCCACCGGGAGACCGCCGCCGCTCAGTGTAGAGGCCCCGTGCGAAAGTGGCGGGGATCATTCCTGGCCGCTTCATGAAGGCGCGTGGAAAGTGGAACTCTTCGCCGTCCGCGGACAACACCTCACGTGACGTACTCATTCTCCTTGCACGCCCGGATCAGGGACGGTGACCCGGAGGCGTTCCGCGACCTGTTCCGCGACCACTCCCAGCTGGTCTACCGGCACGCGCTGCGCGTGAGCGGCGACTGGGCCACCGCCGAGGACGTGGTCTCGCTGACCTTCCTCGAGGCGTGGCGCCTGCGCGGAAAGCTGCGCGACGAGGGCGAGAGCCCGCGCCCCTGGCTGATGGGCATCGCCGTGAACGTGCTGCGCAACACCACCCGCGCCGCCCGCCGCTACCGCTCCGCGGTGGACCGAGTCCCCGCGGCGGGCGCCGTGCCCGACTTCGCCGACGAGCTGGTCGGCCGGATGGCGGACGCCGAGCAACTGGCGGCCGCGCAGGCGGCGCTGAAGCGGCTGCGGCGCGGCGAGCGCGAGGTCTTCACCCTCTGCGTCTGGTCGGGCCTCGGCTACGCGGAGACGGCCGAGGCGCTCGGCATCCCGGTCGGCACGGTGCGCTCGCGCCTGTCCCGCGCGCGGACACGGTTGCGGAAGCTGGCGGAGGAGGAACTGACGGCTGCCGCCTCCCGAAAGTCCGGACGTTCGGCCGGAGAAATCGTGGAACCACCGCATATGGGCGGACAAGTACAGGTTGACCGCACCCACGCGGTCAGGTCGGAGAGGGAGGGAGACGAATGAAGCGCACTCCGAGGAGCCGGAGCGAGGGCCGGCGCCGGAGCCGTTCGGCACGGCACGAGCCGCTGGACCACATGGAGCTGGCCAGGCTCCTCCCGGCCCCCGGCGACCCCGCCCTCTCCACGGACCGCCAACTCCTGCTCGAGAGGCACCTGATGACCCACATCCAGCAGCAGACGGGCCCCACGTCCCCCGGCTTCCCCGCCCCGCCCGCGGGCCCGCCCCGCCGTCCCGTGCGCCGCGCGCTCCTCATCGGCGTCCCGGTCACCGCGGCGGCCCTGGCCGCCGTGGTCGCGGTGAACCTGACCGGTGGCACGGGCGGCGCCCCCGAGAGCGGCCCGCGCGAGATCGCCCCCGTCGTCCAGTTGGAGCCTGGCACCACGAAGACGGTCTCCACCGTCGCGGCGAAGGCGTCGCGGGCCGCGGAGACGGAGAAGTTCACGGCCCCCCGCCAGGACCAGTACGTCTACGTGAAGAGCAAGGTCAGTTACGTCTACATCGACCAGAACGTCGACACGAACGTGACGAAGACGATGGTCCAGAAGCTGCACCCGCGCGAGGTGTGGATGTCCCCCAACGGCCTCAAGGGCTGGCTGTACGAGCCCGGCTTCCAGCCCCAGGACGGCATCACGCTCGACGGCGACGTCGAGGGCTGGTCGTACAACAAGGTGAGCAAGCTCCCCACGTCCCCCAAGGCCCTCCTCGACCGCATCTACGCCGACACCGACTCCCAGAGCTCCCGCGACCAGCAGGCCTTCGACACGATCAGCGACATGATCTCCGAGCAGCTGGCCCCGCCGAAGATCAGCGCGGCGCTCTACCGCGCGGGCGCGAGGATCCCCGGCGTGGTCGTCGTCGACCACGCCAAGGACGCGGCGGGCCGCGAGGGAATCGCCCTGGCCCGCACGGACGAACAGACCGGCGAACGCACGGAGTGGATCTTCGACAAGAAGACGTACGCGTACCTGGGCAGCCGGGGCATACAGGTCAAGCAGGTCGACGGCATCAAGCCGGGCACGGTGGTGGAACGGACGGCGATCCTGGACCGCCGGATCGTCGACGAGAAGAAGTCCCGGACGGGGGTGGCGGACAGCTCGACGTGAGGCGCTGCCTTGGGGCGGGCGGGGGTGGCGCTGCCTTGGGGCGGGCAGGGGTGGCGGGAAGCGCGTTCGGCGCGTCCGGCGCGGCGGGAATGGCGCGTCCGGCGCGACGGGAACGGTGCGTCCGGCGCGACGGGAACGGTGCGTCCGGCGCGACGGGAACGGTGCGTCCGGCGCGACGGGAACGGTGCGTCCGGCGCGACGGGAATGGCACGCCCAGCGCGGCGGGAATGGCGCGTCCGGTACGGCGGGCCGCCTTGTCCCCGGCGGGGGAACTGCGTAGGCGGGCGGAACCGGTCGCGCCCGCCCTGCCACCCGCCCTCCCGCCCGCCTGGGCACTCGCGCGAAGGGGGCGCCACCGTCCCCCGCGGCATGCCTCGATTTGCTCTCCGGGACGGTCGCTCATTCCTCACTCCATGGCGGTGCGCAACGCATACGAGCCAAGAGTGATCAGCGAAGACTCCAACTCTGCTGGTATGCGCCCATATATGCCCTTGCCCGCCGACCCTGCCGCTGGTGTCCCCCACCCCTCCTGGATAGCTTGGTTCACTCCAGAGAACCCTCCCCCCTCCAGGAGCCGACCGTGAACCGCCGCCCCACCCTGCTCGCAGCGGCCGCCATGACTGCTGCGGCGGTCCTCTCGCTCTCGGCGTGCGGAGGGGGTGACGGTGGTGCGAAGGACAAGGACACCGACAAGATCGCGGGCGCTGACTCCGACTCAGGCGGCAAGAAGGAGTCGCCCTCCCCGAAGGCATCCGAGGACGGGATCGACCGGCCGGAGATCAAGCTGCCCAAGGACGTGGACAACGTCTTCGAGGGGGGCAAGACAGGGGATCCGAAGAAGGACGCAGTGCTCGCCGATCACGAGCGGATGCTCGATTCCATCGACGAGGCCATCACCGTCCACGCCAAGGAGCACCCTGCGCTGAAGTTCTACTCGAAGGGCGACGCGCTCCTCAGTGCGGGTCGGTACGTCGAGTCGTTCTACAAGGCCAACACGACATGGGTCGGCGAAACCCGGTACTTCAACCGTGAGGTCACCTTGCTCAAGGGGGGTGCGGCCGCGGTGACGTATTGCGGTGACGACACGAAGGCCTACAGCAAGGATCGCAAGACCGGCAAGGTCGACAGATCTGGCGATTCGGACGACTCGAACGACTTCACCTTCTACAACACCCGCATGGAGAAGGACTCGAAGGGCGTATGGCAGGCGGCCCAGATCATCTCGGATGAGAGGTCGGCGAAGTGCCAGCGGTGAAGCGGAGCCAGCTCCGTACCCTGATCGTTTCCAGCGTCGTCCTGGCAGCGATGGCGACTGTCGCCCCCGCGCATGCCCGTGACAAGAATCCCGGCGCCGCCCTCGGCAGCGCGAAGGGCGATCGCCAGGACAAGCAGCTCACCGTCGAGACGAAGGTGCAGACGACGGTCGAGGGCAGCCCCAAGGCCCCGAAAACCGGCACGCTCACCCCCGCCAACACCAACTGGGATCCGCCTGCTTGCTGGTACGAACCGGCGTACTCCCCGAAGGGGATCGAGGCCACGGTCAAGGCGATCCGACAGATCGGGCTCCTCGGGATCGGTGACCTTGTCGGCGGGGTCTTCGACTCGTACTTCAAGGAAGGCCACCCCTACAAGAACTACAACCTCGACAAGCAGGGCAAGGGGAAGTTCTGGGCGGCGGCGGTCGACGAGAAGCGCAAGGACGAGCCAGAGGCCCAGGCCTGCAACAAGATGCCGTTCTGGGTGGACGAAGGCAAGACTCCCGACGAACCACTCGCCGTCTCTCCCAGAATCCTCGCCGAATACGCCTACGGCCAGATCCCGGTCCCCGACACCGAGATCACGATGGCCCCCGAGGGCGAGACGAAGGTCAACCTGCCGACCTGGGTGTGGCTGGACAAGGCCAAGTTCAAGGAGATCTCGGTAACCGCGAGCCTGCCGGGAACGGGCCTCTCCGCGACGACGACCGCCAAGCCCGTCTCGCTGAAGCTCAACCCGGGAACGTCGGACGCCGAGACGTACCCGGCCTCCGGCGAGTGCCCGATCGGCGACGACGGCCGGATCGGCAAGCCCCGCGCCAAGGGCACCCCGGCGGACACGGACCCGCCGTGCGGCGTGCGCTACCTGCGCTCGTCCGGCGACGCCTCGTACGAACTCGGGGCCACCATCACGTGGCAGGTCACCTGGAAGAGCACCACGGAACCAGGCGGCGAACTGCCCCCCGGCGAGTTCGGCGCGACGCAGGACGTCGTCGTACGCGAGATCCAGTCCGTCAACCGCTGACCACGACTAGGGCTACGGCCCCGCCCCCCGACCACACAGGGAATCCGGACACCGACATGAGCGACCTCCGCCTCGACGGGACGATCTTTGAGGACCTCAAGAAGACCTTCTCCTCGGTCAGCGACCGCATGGACGCCGCGCGCAGATCCCTCAAGAACACCGACGGGTCGGTCGTCGGCGCCGAGAAACTCATCGAGGACGTGCACGAGTTCGCCGACGAGTGGGGTTACGGCGTCAAGCAGCTCGGCAAGCACACCCAGGGCGCCGTCAAGATGATCAACAAGATCGACACGGAGTTCAGCAAGCTGGACCAGGCGCTGGCCGAATCGCTCAAGTCCGCCAAGAAGAAGAGCAAGTAGCGTGAGCGGCACCAAGCGCCCCGCGCTGCCGAACATAGGCTGGGACCCCACCCCCGGCAACGTCGAGGACACCCGCGACCTGGCGAAGAAGCTGGGCGGGCTCGCGGGCGAACTGGGTGCCGCGGTCCGGGACTTAGAGCGGATCGAGTGCGGCGCGTGGAAGGGGAAGGCGGCGCTCGCCTTCACCGAGTACATCGGTGAGGACGTCACCCCGCTCATCCGCAAGAGCCACGAATCCTTCGACAAGGCGTCGCGCGCGCTGCACCGGTGGGCCAGGGAACTCAAGGACTTCCAGGACGAGACCGACCGTCTGGAGAAGAAGGCCGGGGAGAAGCTGGACGCCCGCTCGGAGGCGAAGCCGAACAGCAAGGAGAGCGGGAAGGCGTCGGGGGACGTCGACGAGGTCATCGGACAGGTGCACGACCTTGAGGACCGCTACGCCAAGGCGGCGGGCGCGATCAGCAAGGAGCTCGACAAGGCGAGCGACATCGCCCCGGACGAGCCGGGCTTCTGGGACAAGCTCACGAAGGGCGTCGCGGACGCGTGGGACGCCACGGGCAAGTGGCTCAAGGACCACGCCGACCTGATCAAACTCATCGGTGACCTGCTGAGCGACCTGACGGCGGTGCTTGCCCTCCTGGCCATCGTCACGCTCCCGTTCCCTCCGCTCGCGGCGATCTTCGGTACGGCGGCGCTCATCACGAGTGGCCTTGCGTTGGGTGCGCATGGGCTGGCCAAGATGGGCGGGGCGGACGTCAGTTGGGTGACGATGGGCATGGACGCCGTGGGACTGTTGCCCGGGATCGGGATGTTCAGCAAGGCCACCAAGGTGGCGGGCGTGACCAGGGGCGCGGCTCTGGCGTCCAAACTCGGCAAGGGATTCACGGCGACCAGTGCCGGCCCAGGCCGCATCCTGCTGACGTTCGGAGAACATTCCGCAGCCCTCACCGGTGGCCTCGGCATAGGCGGCCTGGTGAAGCTGGGAGGTAAATCCGAGGATGTCTACGAAGTGGCACGCGCAGGCGGCGGTTTGCTGAACCGTATGGGCGGTCTTGCGGCCGGTGGGTATCACGAAGGTCAGTGGCTGGGTTCCCGAGCGCTGAATCTGATTCCAGGGGTGCACATCAACCCCGCCGGGGCCGGTATCGCCATGGACGCCGGAGCCAAGATCTTTCCAAAGATCACGAGTATTCATCAGCACGTGGGAGAGGCCCTTTTCCCCGGCGACCAGTTCGCGAAATCCACCTCGGGTGGCTGAGTCGGCACGTATCACCGCGTGAGGGGCTCGGCGGCATCGGTGCCCAGAGCCGATACCACCGAGGAGACGGAGGAGACACACGCACATGGGCATCTGGATCACGGACCCGGACGAGACGTTCCTCGCCCGTGGTCCCGTCACGTTCGCCACCGGCGCCGCCCCGCGGGTCAAAGGAATGCGCTGGTTCCGTGACACCGAGCGCAACGACATTCAGGGGGAGCTTCCCGGCTGGCCCGAAGGGCCGGTCTACACGCAACACTCCACGGGTGGTTCGCTCGCGCGGAGGGCCGGGAAGGGCGCGGTACTCGGGCTCGGTGTCGCCGTCATGGCCGTCCTGAGTGCCGCCGGCGGCAACCTCAGCGGCGACTACGGGCCGGACTCCGGATCCGACACCCCTGACGACCCCGCCGACGAAGTCGAGGACTTCCCCGTCATGTGGGCAGCTCCTGGAACACTCGCCCGCACTCTGCCCTGGCAACTGGACCCGGGGCGCTCGGACGAGAAGCGCTACCGCACGCAGGCGATCGTCACCGACCGACGTCTGGTCGTCGTGGGCTTTCCCTTCTCCAAGAAGGAGCAGTCGAAGATCGAGGACGAAGTCCTCTGGGAGACGCCCCGCTCCACGATCGCCTCGGTCGACCGTCGGAACTTCCGGATCGGAACCGATCTGCGGATCCTGTTCACGGACGGCTCCTGGTGCAGACTCCGCTCCGTCTCGCGGCGCAAGCTCATCTGGCCTCTCACCGAGCCCCGCGGCTACGTCTCCTTGGAGTCACTCACCGACGACCAGCGAGCCACCGTCGAAGCCTTCATCGCCGACCGGGGCCCGGAGGACGAAGCTCCATTGATCACGCAGAACCCTTGCGGTTGCTATCAGGTACGCGCGGTGGACCAGCTAGAAGTGAACGCGGACTTCGGTGTCCTCGAAAGGAACATGGTCATGGATGCCAATGGAGTGGAGGTCGAGCCGGTCGCGTATCACCCGGAGGATTTCCCCAGCTGACTCACCCGAATCCGCACCCTGCCCCTGAATCGACCAGGACAGCTCCTCATGCCCCTCCCCCTCCTCGAGCAAGACCCCCCACCCATCTGGTTCCACGTCCCCGACGGCTTCTACGCCCTCCCCCTCGCCGCCACCCCGGAGGAACGCGCCGAGAAGGCGGAGGAGTTCGTCCGCGGCCTCTACTCCCAGGGGGACGAACGCGTCTGGGAACCCGCCGCCCCCTACTACGCCGGCCTCGCCGAACTCATGGCGGACACCGGGGTCTCCTACTCCGCGATGGGGCTCTTCTCCACCGCAGAGGAGGACGGCGACGGCGACAGCCAGGACGGCGCGAAGACCGGGCACAACGGTGCCGACGGTGTGGCCCAATGCGCCTTCACCGTCGCCGCCGTCCCCACCGACCAGGCTTCGGGCGACACGGAAACCGTCGCCCAAGGAATCCTCGCCGTCCTCTCCACCACCCCGCACAACGACGCCCGCTGGCTCGACCTCCCCTGCGGCCCCGCCGTCTCCTGCGTCACCCTCACCGAGTACAAGCTGAACCCGGAGATCACCACGACCGGCGAGCCGACCGATCTCCTCACCGGCCAGATCCAGGTCCATGTCCCCTTCCCCACGGGCCCGTTCACCGCGATCTTCACACTCCACACCGCGTCCACGGACTACTGGACCGAGTTCTGCAACATCATGTCGGCGATCCTCCAGACGGTCTCCTTCACCGAACCGGAAGAAGGCGAAGCCGCTTAGCGACCGGATCCGGGTGTGACTTCGGCCCACAACAGCTTCCCGGCGTGCCCCGCCCCCATGCCGTACGCCCCCCAGCGGTCCGCACAAGCCCGCACGATGTGCAGCCCCCGCCCGTCCTCCGCCGTCTCCGGCGGCTGCCGGTCGAAGGCGCGGTCGTCCTCCCCGAACCCGGGTGGGATCTCCGGGTTGG contains:
- a CDS encoding RNA polymerase sigma factor, coding for MTYSFSLHARIRDGDPEAFRDLFRDHSQLVYRHALRVSGDWATAEDVVSLTFLEAWRLRGKLRDEGESPRPWLMGIAVNVLRNTTRAARRYRSAVDRVPAAGAVPDFADELVGRMADAEQLAAAQAALKRLRRGEREVFTLCVWSGLGYAETAEALGIPVGTVRSRLSRARTRLRKLAEEELTAAASRKSGRSAGEIVEPPHMGGQVQVDRTHAVRSEREGDE
- a CDS encoding CU044_5270 family protein, with protein sequence MKRTPRSRSEGRRRSRSARHEPLDHMELARLLPAPGDPALSTDRQLLLERHLMTHIQQQTGPTSPGFPAPPAGPPRRPVRRALLIGVPVTAAALAAVVAVNLTGGTGGAPESGPREIAPVVQLEPGTTKTVSTVAAKASRAAETEKFTAPRQDQYVYVKSKVSYVYIDQNVDTNVTKTMVQKLHPREVWMSPNGLKGWLYEPGFQPQDGITLDGDVEGWSYNKVSKLPTSPKALLDRIYADTDSQSSRDQQAFDTISDMISEQLAPPKISAALYRAGARIPGVVVVDHAKDAAGREGIALARTDEQTGERTEWIFDKKTYAYLGSRGIQVKQVDGIKPGTVVERTAILDRRIVDEKKSRTGVADSST